In Scophthalmus maximus strain ysfricsl-2021 chromosome 5, ASM2237912v1, whole genome shotgun sequence, a single window of DNA contains:
- the smg7 gene encoding nonsense-mediated mRNA decay factor SMG7 isoform X10, giving the protein MSCRLLALVCCQRGSELLQELCTVFNVDLPCRVKSSQLGIISNKQSSTSAIVTPQPSSCSYICQHCLVHLGDIARYRNQTSQAESYYRHAAQLVPSNGQPYNQLAILASSKGDHLTTIFYYCRSIAVKFPFPAASTNLQKALSKALESRDEVKTKWSVSDFVRAFIKFHGHIYLSKSLEKLDALREKLEEQFQRLILQKAFSSQQLVHITVINLFGLHHLRDLAAVTGGEQSYSSEQQISWFQLLGLFMSFLGVMCSRVLLNKTRGEEIMGECPLPAIKVSLDWLRLRPGVFHEAAVDRRQHVWPWLVSILNSFQPKEDDVSGSSATPLPEEFELQGFLALRPALRSLDFTKGHQGVLVDQDGPPLHARHQRLISLGKWVADNQQGLIQCIVSEDGLLLFITDIPEQAIEEPQEKEAPVLQESFNGEQTPHDGGNSGLKSVLSAGKTQSSWPDGSDRPVVTFKENIKPREQSREPTRSHPLKDGGKERRDFTKGAGAAGKGEPKRDGKRKSETKKSGHEKTTDAGKQVKAQTELRKTPVSEVKKTPVTQTQTTCSSQFIPIHHPGAFPPLPSRPGFPPSAYVIPPPVAFTGLQVNPGFTFSASVSGPGPFLQPAVHNQAGAQVQPGKPSHIPYSQQRPSGPGPGSQSPSQGQQPQNQQALQQSVQLQVQAMSQQQSPTKPVQQVGMGKSPPHLQQQYMQVQDQQPAQMWTQAQAALQKMSPMQMSLKQPQTTFYLAPQDPLKLYEHQLQTQTQLSNVDKKIKYPDVKMQDFYWDPSYRMGDGLSVMADRMKRPDQDVPRGPPFEDNKSSPLLPPDLLKSLADFEEEEELIFSKPPDFFQALAAPLTSAPGPNIFLPPQTRMESCPEVVGQSSSLLPISGFPMQEYNQNSIFSQAYGKNLPPSSKPDAPMMHQEPSLYSLFEGTPWSPSLPASSDHSTPASQSPHSSNPSSLPSSPPTHNHGAMPFSNFGPIGTPDSRDRRVVDRWKADKTGAASGFGLDYLPTAASAASDSSWHQSGPAGSSWTNQESPMEESSSTVLLDSLKSIWSSSMMQPGPSALEQLLLQQKQKQQRGHGAMNPPH; this is encoded by the exons ATGTCGTGTCGCCTCCTCGCTCTGGTCTGCTGCCAACGTGGATCTGAA tTACTGCAGGAGCTGTGCACCGTCTTCAACGTGGACCTGCCGTGTCGCGTCAAGTCGTCGCAGCTCGGCATCATCAGCAACAAGCAGAGCAGCACCAGCGCCATCGTCACGCCGCAGCCCAGCTCCTGCTCCTACATCTGCCAGCACTGCCTCGTCCACCTCGGGGACATCG CTCGTTACCGGAACCAGACCAGCCAGGCGGAGTCATACTACCGACACGCAGCGCAGCTGGTTCCGTCCAACG GTCAACCGTACAACCAGCTGGCCATCCTGGCCTCGTCTAAAGGAGACCACCTCACCACCATCTTCTACTACTGCCGCAGCATCGCAGTCAAGTTCCCCTTCCCAGCAGCCTCCACCAACCTGCAGAAAGCGCTGTCCAAGGCCCTGGAGAG tcgTGACGAGGTGAAGACCAAGTGGAGCGTGTCGGACTTCGTCAGGGCCTTCATCAAGTTCCACGGCCACATCTACCTTAGCAAGAGTCTGGAGAAGCTGGACGCTCTGcgggagaagctggaggagcagtTCCAG AGGCTGATCCTGCAGAAAGCCTTCAGCTCCCAGCAGCTGGTGCACATCACAGTGATCAACCTGTTCGGGCTCCACCACCTCAGAGACCTGGCGGCGGTGACTGGCGGCGAGCAGAGCTACAGCAGCGAGCAGCAGATCAGCTGGTTCCAGCTGCTTGGACTCTTCA TGTCCTTCCTTGGCGTCATGTGCAGCCGCGTTCTGCTCAACAAGACCCGGGGCGAGGAGATCATGGGCGAATGTCCTCTGCCGGCCATCAAGGTTTCCCTGGACTGGCTGAGGCTGAGACCCGGCGTGTTCCACGAGGCCGCCGTCGACCGGAGGCAGCA tgtcTGGCCCTGGCTCGTCTCCATCCTCAACAGTTTCCAGCCTAAAGAGGACGACGTGTCCGGCTCCTCAG CCACGCCCCTGCCCGAGGAGTTTGAGCTCCAGGGTTTCTTGGCTCTCCGACCTGCTCTGAG GTCTCTGGACTTCACCAAAGGTCACCAGGGCGTCCTGGTGGACCAAGACGGGCCACCGCTCCACGCCCGGCACCAGAGACTCATCAGTCTGGGAAAGTGGGTTGCCGACAACCAGCAGGG GCTGATCCAGTGCATTGTGAGCGAAGacggcctcctcctcttcatcaccgaCATTCCGGAGCAGGCCATCGAGGAGCCACAGGAGAAGGAGGCCCCGGTGCTGCAGGAGTCGTTCAACGGCGAGCAGACACCCCACGACGGCGGGAACTCCGGCCTGAAGTCGGTGCTGTCGGCGGGGAAGACGCAGAGCTCGTGGCCGGACGGCAGCGACCGGCCCGTCGTCACCTTCAAGGAGAACATCAAACCGCGGGAGCAGAGCCGCGAGCCAACGCGGAGCCATCCGCTGAAAGACGGCGGCAAAGAGCGCAGAGACTTCACGAAGGGCGCCGGTGCTGCGGGGAAGGGAGAGCCGAAGAGGGacgggaagaggaagagcgagaCCAAGAAGAGTGGACACGAGAAGACGACCGATGCTGGAAAACAG GTGAAGGCGCAGACGGAGCTGAGGAAGACTCCGGTGTCCGAGGTGAAGAAGACTCCTGTCACTCAAACTCAAACCACCTGCTCCTCCCAGTTCATCCCCATCCATCATCCTGGAGCCTTCCCCCCCCTGCCCAGTAGacctg GTTTCCCTCCCTCAGCCTACGTCATCCCTCCTCCCGTGGCGTTCACAGGCCTCCAGGTGAATCCAGGCTTCACCTTCTCCGCCAGCGTGTCCGGCCCTGGACCGTTCCTCCAGCCGGCCGTCCACAACCAGGCCGGTGCTCAGGTCCAGCCTGGGAAGCCGTCCCACATTCCCTACAGTCAGCAGAGGCCCTCGGGTCCAGGGCCTGGGAGCCAGAGCCCCTCCCAGGGTCAGCAGCCCCAGAACCAGCAGGCCCTGCAGCAGTCGGTCCAGCTGCAGGTTCAGGCAATGAGCCAACAGCAGTCTCCCACCAAACCAGTCCAACAGGTCGGAATGGGGAAGAGTCCgcctcacctgcagcag CAGTACATGCAGGTCCAGGACCAGCAGCCGGCCCAGATGTGGACCCAGGCCCAGGCCGCGCTACAGAAGATGAGTCCCATGCAGATGAGCCTGAAGCAGCCGCAGACGACCTTCTACCTGGCTCCTCAGGACCCTCTCAAACTGTACGAGCACCAGCTGCAGACGCAGACGCAGCTGTCCAATGTGGACAAGAAGATCAAGTACCCCGACGTCAAGATGCAGGACTTCTACTGGGACCCGTCCTACAGGATGGGGGACGGTCTGTCTGTCATGGCCGACAGGATGAAGAGGCCGGATCAGGACGTGCCCCGGGGGCCCCCCTTCGAG GACAACAAGAGCTCACCTCTCCTGCCTCCCGACCTGCTAAAATCTCTAGCAGAtttcgaggaggaggaggagctcatcTTTTCTAAGCCTCCTGATTTCTTCCAGGCCTTGGCAGCTCCTCTTACTTCTGCTCCTGGACCAAACATATTT CTGCCGCCTCAGACTAGGATGGAGAGCTGCCCCGAAGTCGTCGGCCAATCgtcttctctccttcccatCTCAGGCTTCCCTATGCAG GAGTACAACCAGAACAGCATCTTCAGTCAGGCATACGGCAAGAACCTGCCGCCCAGCTCCAAGCCCGACGCTCCCATGATGCACCAGGAGCCGTCGCTCTACTCGCTGTTTGAGGGGACGCCGTGGtccccctccctgcctgccAGCTCAG ACCACTCCACCCCGGCCAGCCAATCCCCTCACTCCTCCAACCCCAGCAGCCTGCCGTCCTCCCCCCCGACACACAACCACGGAGCCATGCCCTTTTCTAACTTCGGGCCCATCGGCACTCCGGACAGCCGGGACCGCCGGGTGGTGGACCGCTGGAAGGCCGACAAGACCG gCGCTGCGAGCGGCTTCGGTCTGGACTACCTGCCGACCGCAGCCTCCGCAGCATCCGACAGCAGCTGGCACCAGAGCGGCCCGGCCGGCAGCTCCTGGACCAATCAGGAGTCTCCGATGGAGGAGTCGTCCTCCACCGTGCTGCTCGACAGCCTCAAG TCCATCTGGTCCAGCTCCATGATGCAGCCCGGCCCATCTGCGCTtgagcagctcctcctgcagcagaagcagaagcagcagcgaGGTCACGGCGCCATGAACCCGCCTCACTGA